In the Populus trichocarpa isolate Nisqually-1 chromosome 1, P.trichocarpa_v4.1, whole genome shotgun sequence genome, one interval contains:
- the LOC7482804 gene encoding NAC domain-containing protein 83 → MEKLSFVKNGVLRLPPGFRFHPTDEELVVQYLKRKVFACPLPASIIPEVDVCKSDPWDLPGDLEQERYFFSTREAKYPNGNRSNRATGSGYWKATGIDKQIVTSKGHQVVGMKKTLVFYRGKPPHGTRTDWIMHEYRLASTETTACNTLKNKNSTQGPVVVPMENWVLCRIFLKKRGTKNEEENIQVGNDNRLPKLRATEPVFYDFMTKEKTTDLNLAPSSSSSGSSGITEEVSCNESDDHEESSSCNSFPYVRRKP, encoded by the exons ATGGAGAAGCTTAGTTTTGTTAAGAATGGTGTGCTTAGATTGCCTCCTGGATTTAGGTTCCACCCAACAGATGAGGAGCTTGTTGTCCAGTACTTGAAGAGAAAGGTGTTTGCTTGCCCCTTGCCTGCTTCCATAATCCCTGAAGTCGATGTTTGCAAGTCTGATCCTTGGGATTTGCCAG GTGATTTGGAGCAAGAACGGTACTTTTTCAGCACCAGAGAAGCCAAATATCCCAATGGGAATCGATCCAACAGAGCCACAGGCTCTGGCTACTGGAAGGCAACTGGAATAGACAAGCAAATTGTGACTTCTAAGGGCCACCAAGTTGTGGGGATGAAGAAAACTCTGGTTTTTTACAGAGGAAAGCCCCCCCATGGCACTAGGACTGATTGGATCATGCATGAATACCGCCTTGCAAGCACTGAAACCACAGCCTGCAATaccctgaaaaataaaaattcaactcaG GGCCCTGTTGTGGTGCCAATGGAAAATTGGGTTCTATGCCGCATATTTTTGAAGAAGAGAGGCACAAAAAATGAGGAGGAAAACATTCAAGTTGGCAATGATAATAGACTGCCCAAACTCAGGGCCACTGAGCCTGTTTTCTATGATTTCATGACAAAGGAGAAGACAACTGATTTGAATCTAGCTCCTTCCTCTTCATCCTCAGGATCCAGTGGAATCACAGAGGAGGTGTCCTGTAATGAATCAGATGATCACGAAGAGAGTAGTAGTTGCAATAGTTTTCCTTACGTTAGAAGAAAACCATAG